From the Opitutia bacterium genome, one window contains:
- a CDS encoding NTP transferase domain-containing protein, giving the protein MDHKSFDLVILAAGMGSRFGGLKQVQPVGPAGELIIEYSVFDALRAGFDRVVLVIRKEIEDEFRATIGRRLERRIAVDYVFQDLADVPVSSAAFAARTKPWGTAHAVWVTRKAVARPFAVINADDFYGATGYRVLAGHFARPGSSYALVGYQLRQTLSEHGAVSRGVCRVGGDDRLQQITEVTNIEADAGGARYVDAAGAVQRLTGDEIVSMNFWGFTPAVFEQIETTLAEFLRTRGADPKSEFYLPTTLSALNERGAARIELLRSSEAWFGLTYRQDLAAAQSAIGELIRAGRYPSPLWAAE; this is encoded by the coding sequence ATGGACCACAAATCCTTCGATCTCGTCATCCTCGCTGCGGGGATGGGCAGCCGCTTCGGCGGACTCAAGCAGGTGCAGCCCGTCGGCCCGGCGGGGGAACTGATCATCGAATACTCGGTGTTCGACGCGTTGCGCGCGGGCTTCGATCGCGTGGTGCTCGTTATCCGGAAGGAAATCGAGGACGAGTTTCGCGCCACTATCGGCCGCCGTCTCGAACGACGCATCGCGGTGGATTACGTGTTTCAGGATCTCGCCGACGTTCCGGTGTCGTCCGCCGCGTTCGCCGCGCGCACGAAACCCTGGGGCACGGCGCACGCGGTGTGGGTGACGCGGAAGGCGGTCGCTCGTCCCTTCGCGGTGATCAACGCCGACGATTTCTATGGCGCGACGGGCTATCGGGTGTTGGCGGGACACTTTGCGCGGCCGGGCTCGAGTTATGCGCTGGTCGGTTATCAACTGCGCCAGACGCTGTCCGAGCACGGCGCCGTCAGTCGCGGCGTTTGTCGAGTTGGTGGTGACGACCGGCTGCAGCAAATCACCGAGGTCACGAACATCGAAGCCGATGCCGGAGGCGCGCGCTATGTGGATGCGGCGGGCGCGGTGCAGCGTCTGACCGGCGACGAGATCGTCTCGATGAACTTCTGGGGCTTCACGCCTGCGGTTTTCGAGCAGATCGAAACGACGCTGGCGGAATTCCTGCGGACGCGCGGCGCCGACCCGAAATCCGAGTTCTATCTCCCCACGACGCTCAGCGCCTTGAACGAGCGCGGAGCCGCGCGCATCGAGTTGCTGCGCAGTTCCGAGGCGTGGTTCGGGCTCACGTATCGGCAGGATCTGGCGGCGGCGCAGAGTGCGATCGGTGAACTGATCCGGGCTGGACGTTATCCCTCGCCGCTGTGGGCCGCGGAGTGA
- a CDS encoding SGNH/GDSL hydrolase family protein, which translates to MIVVATSSLSCAASRSRSRPCRHWWPKCVPRAERVLPMNILRFLVLAWLVLALRGSVSAATHWVGTWGTSPGLRLGSAEEMQKEGFLFQDETLRQAVRISLGGDEFRLCLSNAYNPEPVTIDAVHLARRDRGSRLVTGSDRAVTFGGQTEITLAPNARVLSDPIQLTAPSGAELLVSLHVAGRSFGAGVHYDTLQAVYAVRGNQTAAELYPDDARKVSGWVFLSGISVRASARADSLVVLGDSLTDGACSTFDANRRWPDQLTDRLNAARRARGVVNAGISGNCLLTDPTRWLSDGESALARLERDVFATPGVSALLVLEGTNDIGTHAVDPSRVGALIAALQQVAARGHERGLKVYCGTLLPFSGAGYFSAEKEAQRLALNAWIRASTCFDGVVDFDQVMRDPTHPQRLRTDYDSGDHLHANDVGYGAMARAVPLDWFK; encoded by the coding sequence TTGATCGTTGTCGCAACCAGTTCGCTCTCGTGCGCAGCATCGAGAAGCAGGAGTCGGCCATGCAGGCACTGGTGGCCAAAATGTGTTCCGCGCGCTGAGCGTGTTCTCCCTATGAATATCCTGCGTTTCTTGGTTTTGGCCTGGCTGGTCCTCGCGCTGCGCGGCTCGGTGAGCGCGGCGACCCACTGGGTTGGCACCTGGGGAACGAGCCCCGGGCTGCGGCTCGGGAGCGCGGAGGAAATGCAGAAGGAGGGTTTCCTGTTCCAGGATGAAACGCTGCGGCAGGCGGTGCGCATTTCGCTCGGCGGCGACGAATTCCGCCTGTGCCTCTCCAACGCCTACAATCCGGAACCGGTGACGATCGACGCGGTGCATCTCGCGCGCCGCGACCGCGGGAGCCGGCTGGTGACCGGATCGGACCGCGCAGTGACGTTCGGCGGACAGACCGAAATCACTCTCGCGCCGAACGCACGCGTGCTCAGTGATCCGATCCAGCTCACGGCGCCGTCCGGTGCGGAGTTGCTGGTCAGCCTCCACGTTGCTGGTCGCTCGTTCGGGGCCGGCGTCCACTACGATACCCTGCAGGCCGTTTACGCCGTGCGCGGCAACCAGACCGCCGCCGAGCTGTATCCGGACGACGCGCGCAAGGTTTCCGGCTGGGTTTTTCTCTCTGGAATCAGCGTGCGCGCTTCGGCGCGCGCTGATTCCCTCGTCGTGCTCGGCGATTCGCTGACCGACGGCGCCTGCTCGACCTTCGACGCGAATCGTCGCTGGCCCGACCAACTCACGGATCGGTTGAACGCGGCGCGTCGGGCGCGCGGGGTGGTGAACGCGGGCATCAGTGGCAATTGCCTGCTGACCGATCCCACGCGCTGGCTGTCCGATGGGGAAAGCGCGCTGGCGCGTCTGGAGCGCGATGTCTTCGCCACGCCCGGGGTGTCAGCGCTGCTGGTGCTGGAGGGCACCAACGACATTGGCACGCATGCGGTCGATCCGTCGCGGGTCGGCGCCTTGATCGCCGCCTTGCAGCAAGTCGCGGCGCGTGGTCACGAGCGCGGCCTCAAGGTTTATTGCGGCACGTTGCTGCCGTTTTCGGGTGCGGGCTATTTTTCCGCGGAGAAGGAGGCGCAGCGTCTGGCGCTGAATGCCTGGATCCGTGCCAGCACCTGTTTCGATGGGGTCGTGGACTTCGATCAGGTTATGCGCGATCCAACGCATCCGCAGCGCCTGCGCACGGACTACGATTCCGGCGACCATCTCCACGCCAACGACGTCGGCTACGGCGCGATGGCGCGGGCGGTGCCGCTCGATTGGTTCAAGTGA
- a CDS encoding aminoglycoside phosphotransferase family protein yields MSDRNASPAELAAISAAFPLLGRFVTGALYGSGHINDTFAVTFDQAGITVRYILQRVNHRIFKDVPALMENIQRVTAHTARRAIEGIHGARGALTLVPTRSGEAYHRDAAGTYWRCYLFIEKAATYDLVRDAHQASEAAAAVGEFQSLLVDLPGERLRETIPHFHDTPRRFATLRAAVERNPHGRVAAAAAEIDFALSREPIVGRLLELHAAGQMPERITHNDTKFNNVMLDDATGRALCVIDLDTVMPGLALYDFGDMVRSATNSTAEDDPEPRNVQMRMDIFEGLVSGYLSSAGAFLNPTECAHLAFSGRLITFEIGVRFLTDFLEGDVYFKTRHPCHNLDRCRNQFALVRSIEKQESAMQALVAKMCSAR; encoded by the coding sequence ATGTCCGACCGAAACGCTTCGCCCGCCGAACTCGCCGCCATTTCCGCCGCTTTCCCGTTGCTTGGAAGGTTCGTCACCGGCGCACTCTACGGCAGCGGCCACATCAACGACACGTTCGCCGTCACCTTCGACCAGGCGGGCATCACCGTGCGTTACATCCTGCAGCGCGTGAATCACCGGATTTTCAAGGACGTGCCTGCGCTGATGGAAAACATCCAACGCGTCACCGCGCACACCGCGCGCCGCGCGATCGAGGGCATCCACGGTGCGCGCGGCGCGCTCACGCTCGTGCCGACTCGTTCGGGCGAGGCCTATCACCGCGACGCTGCGGGCACCTATTGGCGCTGCTACCTCTTCATCGAAAAGGCGGCGACATACGATCTTGTGCGCGATGCGCATCAAGCGAGCGAAGCCGCCGCAGCTGTGGGCGAGTTTCAGAGTCTGCTCGTCGATCTCCCCGGCGAACGGCTGCGCGAGACCATCCCGCATTTTCACGATACGCCCCGCCGCTTCGCCACGTTACGCGCTGCCGTCGAACGGAATCCACATGGCCGCGTGGCGGCCGCCGCAGCTGAAATCGACTTCGCGCTCTCTCGCGAGCCGATCGTGGGCCGGCTGCTGGAACTGCACGCGGCGGGGCAGATGCCGGAACGCATCACGCACAACGACACCAAATTCAACAACGTCATGCTCGACGACGCGACCGGACGCGCGCTGTGCGTGATCGATCTCGACACCGTAATGCCCGGCCTCGCGCTCTACGATTTCGGCGACATGGTGCGCTCGGCGACCAATTCCACGGCGGAGGACGATCCCGAGCCGCGCAATGTGCAGATGCGCATGGATATTTTCGAGGGCTTGGTTTCGGGCTACCTCTCCTCGGCCGGCGCGTTTCTCAACCCGACCGAGTGCGCGCACCTCGCCTTCTCGGGGCGGCTCATCACGTTCGAGATCGGTGTGCGTTTCCTGACGGACTTCCTCGAGGGCGACGTTTACTTCAAGACGAGACATCCGTGCCACAACCTTGATCGTTGTCGCAACCAGTTCGCTCTCGTGCGCAGCATCGAGAAGCAGGAGTCGGCCATGCAGGCACTGGTGGCCAAAATGTGTTCCGCGCGCTGA
- a CDS encoding DMT family transporter codes for MNAAVNPSRWWFYYAVLTMATWGVWGALIDSTARAGFPEALGYIVWTFTLFPPALFALWRAGWKVERDAVSVTLGLLAGVLGASGQLALFKVLRLAPAYLVFPIVSLSPVVTVALAFVLLRERVARKDWVGIALSLVAGVLLSYTPPAGGAKGTGWLLLALFVFLTWGVQGYVISHANRRMSAESIFFYMVVGSLPFLPVAWMMVGEHQPINWGWSGFWAAIAIQSLNSIGALLLVYAFRYGKAMVVAPLINAGAPVLTVFLSLLLYRTVPNGINLVGIAAALVATLIMALTPEPLPSTAETKQP; via the coding sequence ATGAATGCTGCCGTGAATCCTTCGCGTTGGTGGTTTTACTATGCGGTGCTGACAATGGCGACGTGGGGGGTCTGGGGGGCGCTTATTGATTCGACTGCGCGCGCCGGATTTCCGGAGGCGCTGGGCTACATCGTGTGGACGTTCACGTTGTTTCCGCCGGCGCTCTTCGCGCTTTGGCGCGCGGGTTGGAAAGTGGAGCGCGACGCAGTTTCCGTCACGTTGGGGCTGCTGGCCGGCGTGCTTGGCGCAAGTGGGCAGCTCGCGTTATTCAAAGTGCTGCGGCTGGCGCCGGCGTATTTGGTTTTCCCGATCGTCTCGCTTTCACCGGTCGTGACAGTAGCTTTGGCGTTTGTGCTTTTGCGCGAGCGCGTGGCGCGCAAGGACTGGGTCGGCATCGCGCTGTCCCTCGTGGCCGGGGTGTTGCTTTCCTATACGCCGCCCGCGGGAGGAGCGAAAGGCACCGGCTGGCTGCTGCTCGCGCTGTTCGTCTTCCTGACGTGGGGCGTGCAGGGCTACGTGATCTCGCATGCCAACCGCCGCATGAGCGCCGAGAGCATCTTTTTCTACATGGTCGTGGGCAGCCTTCCGTTCCTGCCGGTGGCGTGGATGATGGTCGGTGAGCACCAGCCGATAAACTGGGGTTGGAGTGGATTTTGGGCCGCGATCGCGATTCAGAGTCTAAACTCAATCGGTGCGCTTCTGCTCGTCTACGCGTTCCGCTACGGCAAGGCGATGGTGGTGGCGCCGCTCATCAATGCGGGCGCGCCGGTCCTGACGGTTTTTCTATCCCTGCTGCTCTATCGCACCGTGCCGAATGGGATAAACCTCGTCGGCATCGCGGCCGCGTTGGTTGCGACGCTCATCATGGCGCTGACGCCAGAGCCCCTGCCGTCCACAGCCGAAACGAAGCAGCCGTAA